In the Clavelina lepadiformis chromosome 8, kaClaLepa1.1, whole genome shotgun sequence genome, one interval contains:
- the LOC143469383 gene encoding 4-galactosyl-N-acetylglucosaminide 3-alpha-L-fucosyltransferase FUT6-like: MTRLKRWLFQLSVAFLTLVLVLCISHNRGLIATYQKHQDNAVEQPGNTYGTYQLSKTEVPSETAKTTMEKAPKPKILMWVPPYHDGGWTLPDSEACGFGCEITKDRNQYESSDALIFYMKGTNGKDLPDSRKRRPDQAFVWWSHESPWTVNHYWHKTLTEFNGYFNWTMHYRSDSNITAAMMPYSARDWYFNRVGRKAEMSVKELKPNTTEEGFDKMFDELMKLKTRSTAWIVSDCNDVKGAPQRRQFADSMTNDGKFNIDVYGRCGNKQLAKTSSAMYDTLRTYKFYLAFENTKFCKEYLTEKFWYNSLYAGVVPVVWGPSKKTVESLAPPNSFIHVEDFEYDAKKLVDFLRSLEADEKAYKEYFKWWMMPGFFPVYKLKEAEDPRDRVSESICHFEVNGFCHLCKMLHEKKHKTTQWSVPDLRQAYYGAEDPKCVE; the protein is encoded by the exons ATGACGCGTTTAAAACGTTGGCTCTTTCAGCTATCAGTTGCGTTTCTTACGTTGGTGTTAGTGTTGTGCATTTCTCATAATCGTGGCCTTATTGCGACATACCAAAAACATCAGGATAATGCCGTCGAACAGCCTGGAAATACTTATGGAACTTACCAGTTATCGAAAACTGAAGTGCCTTCTGAAACAGCGAAGACCACAATGG AAAAAGCTCCGAAACCCAAAATTTTGATGTGGGTTCCGCCCTATCACGACGGGGGCTGGACTCTCCCAGACTCCGAGGCTTGCGGGTTTGGTTGCGAAATTACAAAAGATCGAAACCAGTACGAAAGCAGCGACGCTCTCATATTCTACATGAAAGGAACGAACGGGAAGGATTTGCCTGACTCCCGTAAAAG GCGACCAGACCAGGCATTCGTTTGGTGGAGCCACGAAAGCCCGTGGACGGTCAATCATTATTGGCACAAAACGTTGACCGAATTTAACGGATATTTCAACTGGACCATGCATTACAGGAGCGATTCGAACATCACAGCTGCAATGATGCCGTACTCGGCCAGGGACTGGTACTTTAACAGGGTTGGAAG GAAAGCTGAAATGTCAGTGAAAGAACTGAAGCCAAACACCACTGAAGAAGGATTCGACAAAATGTTCGACGAACTGATGAAG CTGAAAACAAGATCCACCGCATGGATTGTCAGCGACTGTAATGACGTCAAAGGAGCGCCTCAGAGAAGACAATTCGCCGATTCGATGACAAATGATGGAAAATTTAATATCGATGTTTATGGCAGGTGTGGCAATAAGCAGTTGGCGAAGACAAGCTCGGCCATGTACGACACTTTACGGACCTACAA GTTCTATCTCGCCTTTGAGAACACGAAATTTTGCAAGGAATATCTCACCGAAAAGTTCTGGTACAACTCCTTGTACGCTGGAGTTGTACCTGTGGTGTGGGGTCCAAGCAAGAAGACGGTGGAGTCCCTGGCCCCACCCAATTCCTTTATTCACGTCGAGGACTTCGAGTATGACGCCAAAAAATTGGTAGATTTTTTGAGAAGTCTTGAAGCCGATGAGAAAGCGTATAAAGAATATTTCAA GTGGTGGATGATGCCTGGGTTTTTCCCTGTTTACAAACTGAAAGAAGCCGAAGATCCACGGGATCGCGTCAGCGAAAGCATTTGTCATTTCGAAGTGAACGGATTTTGTCACCTCTGCAAAATGCTGCACGAAAAAAAGCACAAGACAACTCAGTGGTCGGTGCCCGACTTACGTCAGGCTTACTACGGTGCCGAAGACCCGAAATGCGTAGAGTGA